A window from Schistosoma haematobium chromosome 3, whole genome shotgun sequence encodes these proteins:
- the DPP3_1 gene encoding bifunctional diacylglycerol diphosphate phosphatase/phosphatidate phosphatase (EggNog:ENOG410V946~COG:S~MEROPS:MER0003564), which translates to MELLVDCSLDAKAHSLNKIESEMWDHYAQSFYTGSLDSHKDASRLWVKDKCPVVENYIGFIETYRDPLGVRAEFESFVAVVNRSMSSKFQRLVDNAVELLSNLPWPSTYEKDRFLQPDFTSLDVVTFATSGIPVGINIPNYDDVRQVDGFKNVSLGNVLSARFKDPKSEFLREEDKKLYVDHAESSFELQVGLHELLGHGSGKLFQRSGDGILNFDTNSTKDIISGGPIRSWYGPGETYDSKFSSLSSAIEECRAECIGIYLCNLPLVLEQFNLNTNCSTDSVPDVVYVNWLSMVRSGVTSMEFYSPAENAGDIGSWRQAHCCARYVILRVLIEADNSLVRVDEIVGDDGEPDLTIFLDRQKLLTVGRPAIGEFLRKIQYYKSTANAKDGCAFFQHYCQLLPEHIKLRQIVINRKKPRPIFVQPGLRKTPHGVELISYPTTYAGVIQSFVDRYGDLPLGQKALDALETIWRRELPYFKNIPL; encoded by the exons ATGGAGTTACTGGTTGACTGCTCTTTAGATGCCAAAGCACACTCTCTTAACAAAATCGAATCAGAAATGTGGGATCATTATGCTCAGAGCTTTTATACTGGGTCCTTAGACTCTCACAAAGATGCTTCTAGACTATGGGTCAAGGACAAATGCCCTGTGGTTGAAAATTACATTGGCTTTATTGAAACTTATCGTGATCCTTTAGGTGTACGTGCAGAGTTCGAGTCATTTGTCGCAGTTgtgaatcgatcaatgtcaTCTAAATTTCAGCGGCTAGTAGACAATGCTGTTGAATTGTTATCTAATTTGCCATGGCCTTCTACTTACGAAAAAGACAGGTTCTTACAACCAGACTTTACAAGTTTGGACGTAGTAACGTTTGCAACCTCAGGAATCCCTGTTGGAATTAATATTCCTAACTATGATGATGTGCGCCAAGTTGATGGATTTAAAAATGTATCCTTGGGGAATGTACTCAGTGCTCGCTTCAAG GACCCTAAATCAGAATTTCTCCGAGAGGAAGACAAGAAGTTGTATGTGGATCATGCGGAGAGTTCTTTCGAACTTCAAGTTGGACTTCATGAATTGTTAGGCCATGGTTCTGGGAAGCTCTTTCAACGTAGTGGCGATGGAATACTGAATTTTGACACAAATTCTACGAAAGATATCATAAGTGGAGGTCCCATACGCAGTTG GTATGGACCAGGCGAAACATACGACAGCAAATTTTCGAGTTTGTCTTCGGCAATTGAAGAATGTCGAGCTGAATGTATTGGAATTTATCTATGCAATTTACCACTTGTCTTGGAACAGTTTAATCTTAATACTAATTGCTCTACAGACAGTGTTCCAGATGTTGTCTACGTTAATTGGTTGTCCATGGTTCGTTCAGGCGTAACTTCTATGGAATTCTATTCACCTGCAGAAAACGCTGGCGATATTGGTTCTTGGCGTCAGGCACATTGCTGTGCTCGTTATGTGATTTTGCGG GTTTTAATTGAAGCTGACAATTCGCTGGTACGTGTAGACGAAATAGTTGGTGATGATGGTGAACCTGATTTAACTATTTTCTTAGATCGCCAAAAGCTTTTGACAGTGGGTCGTCCGGCAATTGGCGAATTTTTACGAAAAATTCAG TATTATAAAAGTACAGCCAATGCTAAAGATGGTTGCGCCTTCTTCCAGCATTATTGTCAATTGCTACCAGAACATATTAAATTGCGCCAAATTGTGATTAATCGCAAAAAACCTCGACCtattttcgttcaacctggacTCCGTAAAACCCCTCATGGTGTTGAACTAATATCGTATCCTACAACTTATGCCGGTGTAATACAATCATTCGTGGATCGTTATGGTGATTTGCCTCTTGGGCAGAAAGCTCTTGATGCGCTAGAAACAATTTGGCGCCGTGAACTTCCGTATTTCAAAAACATACCACTTTAA